The Chionomys nivalis chromosome 6, mChiNiv1.1, whole genome shotgun sequence sequence GGTTATATAGTTAAGCTTAGTCTCAAGGAgggaaaatgaaatcatgatGGCATGAAGCTGCCAGGGAATATctactcagaggcttaatattccTTACAAATGCTcaactgatagctcaggcttgttactagctctTACACTTAACCCATATTTCTGTTTATgctttacctcattttctacatgtcctgcTTGCCCCCTGGCTGACTGGCATCTCcagctccacccttcttcctccggCTTTCTAGTTTGGCTCTCCTAACTTAATCCTGCTCAGCTATtagccagtcagcttgtttattaaaccaatcacagtggcaaATCTTGACAGTCTACAAAGGGATTTTCCCACAGCAGTATGGTTTTAGTTAGAAATCACCAGATTGTCCTGATGTCATCTCTGGTATCCTCTCAAAGACTATGGTGAATTCAGGCACATTGCCTCCCGTATAACCAATGGTGTTTCTGGAAATGGGCCAGAACTGTTTGAGAATTGTAAGTGGTCTCCTCTGCATAAGTTGACTCTTGCTGTTAATTCCTGTCAATTTCATGGAGTTCTATAAAGAGGGTAATTTAGTCCCTTAGCTAAAGTTACATTCCAGTTTTTGACTAATTCTGGAAATTGGCACCAAatgctttttcttcctctttcccctatCTCAAAGTAATAGGAATAGTTTATTGAGGGAAAGCATTCCTGAGGAAGGAAGTGGGTTAGCAAACAGGGAAAGGGCTCAGAAAGCCCCAAatcccttttctttatttttttattttggtttttcgggatagggtttctctgtagctttggagcctgtcctggaattagctcttttttttggttttggtttttcgaggcaggaaattagctcttatagaccaggctggcctcaaactcacagaaatcctcctgcctctccaaaTCCCTTTTTTTGAGAACTCAACATCTACCCATAATGGACATGACCAGGTCCTGACAAAGGAGCTGGAAGTCTGCCTCCAAGAAGACCCTGTTCTTCTGCTGGGTGGCAAGTCAAACCATGCCTTTATTCACGCGGCAGTGAGTAGAGTCCTTGAATGAGCCTAGAATAAGAATCGTGGGAATGAGGGAACTGTCCTGATAGTGACTGAATGAGCAGGAATCCGTTAGATAAAAGTCCAGTGATAGTattgtggagacaggaggcttgGGTTCTCGTGTCAGAATTGCTATTTGAATTTTTGCTATTACAGAAATTACCTCATGCTTGACCTAGCTATTAAAAAGAATTGTCTGAATTTGGTAACTCCCAATCACTCTCCATGTGTTGTTGATTGTAATGAATCATCAAAGGCCATTAAATTATTGGTATTAACTAAAGACATGAACAAGCAGTATTTTTGAGAGTCATACAATATTGAAAGCAAGATGTGTGCATTATAGCAGTTAAAAGGTCAGAATGTTTATAacactcctctctctttccccctttttcaGATTGTTGAAGGTGAGtagtttcatttccttttctcctggGTTTAAAGGAAGTTATGGTGAATGAATGCCATAGCCCGCAGGCTTTGTCAGTCTGCCCTTCCAAGATCTCTAGGCAGGAGGTTGCCTTTGGTCAAACCTGTTGGTTTTACTGAAAATCTCTGCCCATGATTTCAGGGACTGAGCTTTCTCCTGAGAAGGCAAATGaatggcctctgcctctgggcaGGACCTTCTGAGGGTATGGGGTAGAACTAGTATGGTGATGGTTTCTCTCTCGAAGtctgaaggggagggagggtgggtcTTGATACTAGGGCTGAAAATGGGACTTTTTTCTTAGAAAGGGGAAGGCcaagaagaaatgggaggaggttaCGCCAAGACCATACTGACAGCTGTGTGGTGAGCAGTGATGATGAGGAACTGTCTAGGGACAGGGATGTGTACGTGACTACCCATACTCCTCGAAGCACCAGGGATGAAGGAGCTACAGGACTCAGGTAATGTGCTCTGCTGCTGTTGTGTTGGGTGGAGGCCAGGGTATACAGATGCCAAGCTTGTCAGCTTTAGAACAAGGGTCTGCAAAACAGCTAGGCATGTTTGGAATGCAGGGCTCAGCTGTCTGCTCAGGATAGACCAATTAACAGACAGTTGTATCAGGAGACCGATATGCACTGTGATCAGGGTTGGGTGTAAGTGGGTTTTATTACGGGCACCACTAGCAGTAATGCTGGAGGTGAAGCAGATGGGTAAGCCTAGTTGTCTGCATCTTTTCTTCTAGACCTGTTCTCTACCATCTCTCTTTTCATGCCCATTCCAGCCCAATACTTCAGATAATTTGTTTTCGAGTTTTTTGTATGCCTGTCCTAACTCAGCAGAAGTGAGAGATTTGATAGAGGATAGGGCCTGCATATATGAAGCTACTTTATAAGGTATAATCAAGTATTTGAGCTCACTTAGAAACTGATTTGAAGTATTTGTGATTTTAGGCCCCTGGGTACTGTCAGTTGTCCGATCTGCATGGATGGATACTTTGAGGTAAGTAACCTAGTTGTATCTCCTTTGGTTTTAACCTATTTCACTAAAAAGAACTTGGAGGATCTGTGCCTCATGTGGGATTTGACACCTAGCTATCACAAAGACTAATTACAAAAGAGATTGTTCCCGTTGGTCATGGTCCCTGTGTATTTCATCTTTAGCCTCTTCAAATTCAGGTTTCCTGCTGTGAAAATCCTGTCCTGTCTACAGTTTGTTCCATTTGCTTCTGAGATTGTTGTACAGACTCTACCCCTTTGTTTTCACTGGTCTCAGTGATGCATTAGGGTTCTTGGTGGCAAGGGATATTTTAAGGCTGTTCTTTTTAATGTCTTCTAGATTGTGCAGAGTGGACGCCGCATTGTTTCTACAGAATGTGGCCACGTCTTCTGTAGCCAGTGCCTCAATGATTCCCTTAAGAATGCTAACACTTGCCCAACTTGTAGGAAAAAGATCAACCATAAACGCTGCCACCCCATTTATATATGAAATGTTCAGAACTGCTCAGGATAAACCAATGGACAGACAGCCAGGCTAGGCTTTCTGCGTGGTatctgcctccagtttcctgagctaaaaaagactttcaaaaatCAATGTCTGATGTaaactgctcttttgttttccaaCCCCttagatgttttgttttctccagttTGATGCTATGGAGCAGGATCCAGAGATCCTCCCATGTCAGCTTAGCATCTTTTCTCCTGGGTATTCTGAGCCGGGAGTAGGAGAAAAGGAGTCAGGCACATTGGAGTTTGAGTATTGTGGCTCCAGCCTCTTTATGGAGCTGACATGTTGGCCAAGAAGTTTCCCTATTGGGAAAGTTTGCCCCAACTCTTCTGGGTACAGAACCTTCCCAAGGTATCTGCCAGTTAGCTATTCTGCCTGCCACACAGTGACCTGGCCAGACACAGTCCATCCAACCCAAGGATCCCAGTACAGAAGCCGCCCCTGAAAAGCCCTGCCGgtggacttttatttttctttggagagCAGAGGTGATCTGTGATTCTACCTGTACCTTATCATTGATGTGCGGTGTTTTCTGCAAATCAAGAGACCTTCTGCGGGGCAGCCATGTTTCCTAAGAATGAGAAAGTGCAATAAAGCCCGTTCTTCACCTGCTCTTCAGCAATCCGGAAGATGTAGCACTGCTAGTGTCCTCAGCCCAGTGTTGCCTGTGGGAGCAGTGCCCATCGCACCCCATCTCTGTTCGCCAACTGTTCTCAGGAACCCTACCCATGCTCCAAAGTTCTTTGCCTGGCACAGAGCATTCAAGGCCAGTAGGACAAGCAAGTTTTTGAGTGTCCTCTCTTTTCTGCTGTGCCTGTGTTGTCCACAgtgctctccagccctcagttttTCACTTCCCACTGCCTAATGTCTGCCCAAGCATAGATACCAGGAGGTGGTAGCAGTAACAGTGGCCTTATCAGCTGTTCACTTCCACGCGTTTACCCAAGTCACTGTTGCCCGTGTTCTCAGCCTGCCGCTACCCTGGCTTTCCCACAGCCCTAGAGTAGATCAATATTTCCGAAGCTGTTCTTCTGGCCGATTGGGCTTCGATCCTCTGGACTTTTGACTGCTTTGTAGGATTTGATCAGCAAAGCATGGTGCCTCTTCCTTCCCGTGGGACCACATAACAATCCCTGCTCCACTCCATATGTGTGGGAGCCTCTGGTGCCCTCTCGGAG is a genomic window containing:
- the Rnf4 gene encoding E3 ubiquitin-protein ligase RNF4, which codes for MSTRNPQRKRRGGTVSSRQAQKRTRETTSTPEISLETEPIELVETAGDEIVDLTCESLEPVVVDLTHNDSVVIVEERGRPRRNGRRLRQDHTDSCVVSSDDEELSRDRDVYVTTHTPRSTRDEGATGLRPLGTVSCPICMDGYFEIVQSGRRIVSTECGHVFCSQCLNDSLKNANTCPTCRKKINHKRCHPIYI